The following coding sequences are from one Elusimicrobium minutum Pei191 window:
- the priA gene encoding replication restart helicase PriA, whose translation MYASVVFDIALDREFDYIVPLALEGAIAPGFRVKAPFGYRLATGIVTELKQISSFKADLKEIKQVLDNEPQYGKDLFSLASYIKQTWGGSYGQILFSLIPFFVKKQHDVIFREIPAVKQIELNKIQHNVFDDLKNSVGPSLLFAPPKTGKKSILIKLTLEAAQKGQVLIMLPDILSAQVFAANLQQYYDKQVLLWHSKLLDSVKKQLFSSLLHGKNGIVVGTRSAVLLPLSCPSLIAVVNEESADFKQEENRPFYHARGIALFRAEELNAKLIFLSQTPSLEMLELVSKGEIKSFTLSQNQNLVNPFPLVSVTDKKAGKKSFLPDITFDEITKSVKNKETVLLILNNKGGKPLYSCLNCGLAAVCGKCDGTLVFDESGALACVKCGKEASFEQKCSKCNNVIFKPKISGNQKVYGEIKKLFPLANTVKQEKVEIGLTPVKDKANIIIGTSAVLKMLSEQNFPADLIVFLDADMELNSPDFRAGEHLAQLLFGAKQMLFGSKNGRMVIASEKAETAIFNAAVHGDYGEFAQNELEFREAFNFPPYATLTKLVLSSKNIEDINQSVKFVKEACQNKVEILGPIRFGKKTDSLKKEYLLFKNFTLTSLQDLLAAVKLPKTVKIKIAVDPYTFF comes from the coding sequence ATGTACGCCTCAGTTGTGTTTGATATAGCGCTTGACCGTGAGTTTGACTATATAGTTCCTTTGGCTTTGGAGGGCGCTATAGCGCCGGGCTTTCGCGTAAAAGCGCCTTTCGGATACAGGCTGGCCACAGGCATAGTAACGGAGTTAAAACAAATCTCTTCCTTTAAAGCGGATTTAAAAGAAATAAAACAGGTTTTAGATAATGAACCGCAGTACGGCAAAGATTTATTTTCTTTAGCTTCTTATATTAAACAAACCTGGGGCGGAAGTTACGGGCAAATATTATTTTCGCTTATTCCGTTTTTCGTGAAAAAACAGCATGACGTTATTTTCCGGGAAATACCCGCCGTAAAACAAATTGAGTTAAACAAAATACAACATAATGTTTTTGACGATTTAAAAAATTCCGTCGGACCTTCTTTACTTTTCGCGCCGCCCAAAACAGGCAAAAAAAGCATTCTTATAAAACTTACATTGGAAGCCGCCCAAAAAGGGCAAGTCCTTATTATGCTGCCCGATATTTTATCGGCGCAGGTTTTTGCCGCTAATTTACAACAATATTATGATAAACAGGTTTTACTGTGGCACAGCAAACTTTTAGACAGCGTTAAAAAGCAGCTTTTTTCATCACTTCTGCACGGTAAAAACGGCATAGTTGTAGGAACGCGCTCGGCCGTTTTGCTGCCTTTGTCCTGCCCTTCTTTAATAGCCGTAGTTAATGAGGAAAGCGCGGATTTTAAACAAGAGGAAAACCGCCCCTTTTATCACGCGCGCGGTATCGCGCTTTTCAGGGCTGAAGAACTTAACGCCAAACTTATATTTTTATCACAAACGCCTTCTCTAGAAATGCTTGAACTTGTTTCAAAAGGCGAAATAAAAAGTTTTACTTTAAGCCAAAACCAAAATCTTGTAAACCCATTTCCTTTAGTAAGCGTTACGGATAAAAAAGCGGGCAAAAAATCCTTTTTACCGGATATAACTTTTGATGAAATTACAAAGAGCGTTAAAAATAAAGAAACTGTTTTACTTATTTTAAATAACAAAGGCGGAAAGCCGCTTTATTCCTGCCTTAACTGCGGCCTGGCCGCTGTATGCGGCAAATGCGATGGCACGCTTGTTTTTGATGAAAGCGGCGCCCTTGCCTGCGTTAAATGCGGTAAAGAAGCATCCTTTGAACAAAAATGCTCTAAATGCAATAACGTTATTTTTAAACCTAAAATAAGCGGCAACCAAAAAGTTTACGGTGAAATAAAAAAGCTTTTCCCTTTAGCGAATACCGTTAAACAAGAAAAAGTTGAAATAGGCCTTACCCCCGTTAAAGATAAAGCAAATATTATTATAGGCACTTCGGCTGTTTTAAAAATGCTTTCGGAACAAAACTTCCCGGCTGATCTTATTGTTTTTTTAGACGCGGATATGGAACTTAACTCACCCGATTTCCGCGCGGGCGAGCATTTGGCGCAGCTTTTGTTTGGCGCTAAACAAATGCTTTTCGGAAGTAAAAACGGACGTATGGTTATAGCTTCCGAAAAGGCGGAAACAGCTATCTTTAACGCCGCCGTGCACGGGGATTACGGCGAGTTTGCCCAAAATGAACTTGAATTTAGGGAAGCGTTTAATTTCCCCCCATACGCCACGCTTACAAAGTTGGTTTTATCTTCTAAAAATATTGAGGATATAAACCAAAGCGTTAAATTTGTTAAAGAAGCCTGCCAAAATAAGGTTGAAATTTTAGGACCAATACGCTTTGGCAAAAAAACGGATTCTTTAAAAAAAGAATATCTGCTTTTTAAAAATTTCACTCTAACCTCCCTCCAAGATTTACTTGCCGCGGTAAAACTGCCCAAAACGGTAAAAATAAAAATAGCCGTTGACCCGTATACCTTTTTCTAA
- the tyrS gene encoding tyrosine--tRNA ligase: MADLEQAIKLLTRGCVDVVSKEELENKLKSGRTLKVKLGCDPTSSDLHLGHSVVLSKLRQFQDLGHTAVLVIGDFTAGIGDPSGRNSTRPQLDREQILQNAKTYTEQVFKVLDKEKTEVVFNSTWLDPFVKTKELLLTLSKITVRQGLEREDFKKRMAAGDPVSILEILYSVFQGQDSVALKADVELGGTDQIFNLLVGRQLQKNAGQEAQVVLTTPLLVGTDGVKKMSKSYNNYIGLNDPAEEMFGKAMSISDEMMYMYYELLTSEDMDKVKAMHPMEAKKSLAKILVTRFHNAEAAEAALNNFEKVFSKKEKPADMSKITVAEGESVSSVIIKAGAAKSKNEARRLIDGGAVKINDVKVESDGVCQFETGNILQVGRRHFFELNK; this comes from the coding sequence ATGGCAGATTTAGAACAGGCAATTAAACTTTTAACACGCGGATGCGTTGATGTAGTAAGCAAAGAAGAACTTGAAAACAAATTAAAATCGGGCCGAACATTAAAAGTTAAACTCGGCTGCGACCCTACCAGCTCCGACCTTCATTTAGGGCACAGCGTAGTGCTTTCAAAATTACGCCAATTTCAGGATTTAGGACATACGGCCGTGCTTGTTATAGGCGATTTTACCGCCGGCATAGGCGACCCCAGCGGCCGCAACTCCACAAGACCTCAGCTTGACCGCGAACAAATTTTACAAAACGCCAAAACCTATACAGAACAAGTTTTTAAAGTTTTAGATAAAGAAAAAACGGAAGTTGTTTTTAACAGCACCTGGCTTGACCCTTTTGTAAAAACAAAAGAGCTGCTTTTAACACTTTCCAAAATAACGGTAAGACAAGGTTTAGAAAGGGAAGACTTTAAAAAAAGAATGGCCGCCGGCGATCCTGTCAGCATTCTTGAAATTCTTTATTCCGTGTTCCAGGGGCAGGACTCCGTAGCTTTAAAAGCCGATGTTGAACTTGGCGGCACAGACCAAATTTTTAACCTTCTTGTAGGCCGTCAGCTGCAAAAAAACGCCGGGCAGGAAGCGCAGGTGGTTTTAACAACCCCTCTGTTGGTAGGTACCGACGGCGTTAAAAAGATGTCAAAAAGTTATAACAACTATATAGGCCTTAATGACCCGGCGGAAGAAATGTTTGGCAAAGCTATGTCAATCTCAGACGAAATGATGTATATGTATTATGAGCTTTTGACCTCTGAAGATATGGACAAAGTCAAAGCCATGCACCCTATGGAAGCAAAAAAGTCTTTAGCTAAAATACTTGTAACCCGCTTTCATAACGCCGAAGCGGCCGAAGCGGCCTTGAACAATTTTGAAAAAGTATTTTCAAAAAAAGAAAAGCCTGCCGATATGTCTAAAATTACCGTTGCGGAAGGGGAAAGCGTTTCCTCGGTGATTATTAAAGCGGGCGCGGCAAAAAGCAAAAACGAGGCAAGAAGGCTTATCGACGGCGGTGCCGTAAAAATTAACGACGTTAAAGTTGAATCGGACGGAGTTTGCCAATTTGAAACGGGCAATATTTTACAAGTAGGACGCAGACATTTTTTTGAACTGAACAAATAA
- the mltG gene encoding endolytic transglycosylase MltG — translation MKKYKKLILLISCALLFVIFAAFTHNYYFAKGAPVIFEISEGQSGAQIARNLKRQGVIKSKFMFKMMLKFFFDPKGLKAGVFDLRQNTSPEEVISCISSGKCQHLEKVTILEGWRIEEIAMALQDKNICDAMDFTKMAKERNLEGYLYPSTYMFPQKMQTAKVIDAMVAEFNKRVRPLFQPEFMGGLTERQVITIASIVEREAVVHDERPKIAAVYLNRVKTGMRLEADPTVQYALGYTPSENRFWKKGLTLADLRKDMPYNTYKRKGIPPGPICSPSMESVYAVLHPEENFDKLFFVAENDEGRHVFSKTYDEHVRNIRRIRSNRK, via the coding sequence ATGAAAAAATATAAAAAACTTATTTTATTAATATCTTGCGCTTTGCTTTTTGTAATTTTCGCCGCTTTTACGCATAATTATTATTTTGCTAAAGGTGCTCCGGTGATCTTTGAAATTTCGGAAGGTCAAAGCGGCGCGCAAATAGCGCGCAACCTTAAACGACAGGGCGTTATTAAAAGCAAGTTCATGTTTAAAATGATGCTTAAGTTTTTCTTTGATCCAAAAGGCTTAAAAGCGGGCGTTTTTGACCTTAGGCAAAACACCTCGCCGGAAGAAGTTATAAGCTGTATTTCAAGCGGAAAATGCCAGCATTTGGAAAAAGTTACAATACTTGAAGGCTGGCGTATTGAAGAGATAGCCATGGCCCTCCAGGATAAAAATATTTGCGATGCCATGGACTTTACCAAAATGGCTAAAGAAAGGAATTTGGAAGGCTACTTATACCCTTCAACCTATATGTTTCCGCAAAAAATGCAAACCGCAAAGGTAATAGACGCTATGGTAGCCGAATTTAACAAGCGGGTGCGTCCTTTATTTCAACCTGAGTTTATGGGCGGCCTTACTGAACGCCAGGTTATCACTATAGCCTCTATTGTTGAACGTGAAGCCGTTGTACATGATGAACGTCCCAAAATAGCCGCCGTTTACCTTAACAGAGTTAAAACGGGCATGAGGCTGGAGGCCGACCCTACCGTGCAATACGCCTTAGGTTACACACCTAGTGAGAATAGATTTTGGAAAAAAGGCCTTACATTGGCCGACCTCCGTAAAGATATGCCTTATAATACATATAAAAGAAAAGGAATCCCCCCCGGACCTATTTGCAGCCCGAGCATGGAATCCGTTTACGCAGTACTTCACCCTGAAGAAAATTTTGACAAACTGTTTTTTGTGGCTGAAAATGACGAAGGCAGACACGTTTTTAGCAAAACTTATGACGAACATGTAAGAAACATAAGAAGAATACGGTCTAACAGAAAATAA
- a CDS encoding phospholipase D-like domain-containing protein, which yields MIYFSALAQHLNNMPYAVIFILYAAYTMLLIIHIILNKEDVKAAAGWIGLVILSPLLGGLIYIVLGINRIKRKAHRMKQITYKKNISTIKKKIPPEIAAKLTPENISFINLSMHIHENLPVLGNSVEPLINGEQAYPVMIDLIKNAKKEVLLESYIFDYDSLFEQFFAAFKQASANGAKIKVLIDAIGVGTARYKMQKRLREIKNLETGIFLPPKFIVSLPFVNLRNHRKMLIADGKTAVFGGMNITKNSLVKTAPSKNAVQDITFKIEGGVIKQLSALFEADWHFASKKHFTPVEHAPEVKDVKSICRLISDGPDQSYSKIETLVTAMLGQAKHKIDIITPYFLPNETVLTAIEIASMKNVEVNVIIPKKTDIPGMDYAMSANYERLLSRNVNIYLNPMPFDHSKACVIDGAWTLIGSANWDERSFKLNFESCVECVSKDIAAEVEKYINSKKRISKKQMFKTYAKMSLHKRIRNNIFRLLTPYY from the coding sequence ATGATATATTTTTCAGCTTTGGCACAGCATTTAAACAACATGCCTTATGCGGTCATATTTATTTTATACGCCGCGTATACGATGCTTCTTATAATCCACATAATTTTAAACAAAGAAGACGTTAAAGCCGCCGCCGGCTGGATAGGCCTTGTAATACTTTCGCCTTTATTAGGGGGGCTTATCTATATCGTTTTGGGTATAAACAGAATAAAAAGAAAAGCCCACCGCATGAAGCAGATTACTTACAAAAAAAATATTTCCACTATAAAAAAGAAAATACCGCCTGAAATCGCCGCCAAGCTCACTCCGGAGAATATCAGCTTTATAAATTTAAGCATGCATATACATGAAAATCTGCCCGTACTTGGAAACAGTGTTGAGCCTCTTATTAACGGCGAGCAGGCTTACCCTGTGATGATTGATTTAATTAAAAACGCTAAAAAAGAGGTTTTGCTTGAAAGCTATATTTTTGATTATGACTCCCTTTTTGAACAGTTTTTTGCGGCGTTTAAGCAGGCTTCCGCAAACGGCGCTAAAATAAAAGTGCTTATTGACGCCATAGGCGTAGGAACGGCAAGATACAAAATGCAAAAAAGATTACGAGAAATAAAAAATCTTGAAACAGGCATATTTCTTCCCCCTAAATTTATTGTTTCTTTGCCGTTTGTAAACCTGCGCAACCACCGTAAAATGCTTATTGCGGACGGGAAAACAGCGGTGTTCGGCGGCATGAATATAACAAAAAACTCTTTGGTAAAAACAGCTCCTTCAAAAAATGCAGTACAGGATATAACTTTTAAAATAGAAGGCGGCGTTATAAAACAGCTTTCCGCCCTTTTTGAGGCGGACTGGCATTTTGCCTCAAAAAAACATTTTACACCCGTTGAACACGCCCCGGAAGTAAAAGACGTTAAATCAATATGCCGTCTTATATCAGACGGGCCTGACCAAAGTTACAGTAAAATAGAAACCCTTGTTACGGCTATGCTGGGGCAGGCAAAACATAAGATTGATATTATAACGCCGTATTTTCTGCCTAATGAAACTGTTTTAACCGCCATTGAAATAGCCTCAATGAAAAACGTGGAAGTAAATGTAATAATTCCCAAAAAAACAGATATCCCCGGTATGGACTACGCCATGTCGGCAAATTATGAAAGACTTTTAAGCCGCAACGTTAACATTTATTTAAATCCCATGCCTTTTGACCACAGCAAGGCTTGTGTTATTGACGGCGCATGGACGTTAATAGGCTCGGCCAATTGGGATGAGCGCAGCTTTAAACTTAACTTTGAGTCCTGCGTAGAGTGTGTTTCAAAAGATATAGCCGCGGAAGTTGAAAAGTATATTAATTCCAAAAAAAGAATATCAAAAAAACAAATGTTTAAAACTTACGCTAAAATGAGTTTGCATAAAAGAATACGTAACAATATTTTCAGGCTTCTTACTCCTTACTATTAA
- a CDS encoding OsmC family protein, which yields MSKIVTTYLGDGEAESFYPEVGEKIFTDLPLDNGGKGRKFSATDIFTASLAACIVTIMGKMAESRGDSLKGAKIEIEKIMESNPRRIGKFIIDIIFPEGISKEKMEMYSKVIHTCPVHNSIHPDIKVEVNIK from the coding sequence ATGTCAAAAATAGTAACAACTTATTTGGGCGACGGAGAGGCTGAAAGTTTTTACCCCGAGGTAGGCGAAAAAATTTTTACGGATTTGCCTTTAGATAACGGCGGCAAGGGCAGAAAGTTTTCCGCAACGGATATCTTTACCGCTTCTTTAGCCGCCTGCATAGTTACGATAATGGGTAAAATGGCCGAATCCAGGGGCGACAGCCTTAAAGGCGCCAAAATAGAAATTGAAAAAATTATGGAAAGCAACCCCAGGCGTATAGGCAAGTTTATTATAGATATTATTTTTCCCGAAGGCATTTCTAAAGAAAAGATGGAAATGTATTCCAAAGTAATACATACCTGCCCGGTGCATAACAGCATTCACCCCGATATAAAAGTTGAAGTAAATATTAAATAA
- the crcB gene encoding fluoride efflux transporter CrcB produces MTLLKEFFIVGAGGFVGSVMRYLMAVVLASASLKHGFPYATLAVNVLGSFMIGFLSQPFSANPYGRLFVMVGVLGGFTTFSTFSNETLLLYNNGQFIFASLNVLLNVLLCLVGVFCGFEAAKIIL; encoded by the coding sequence ATGACATTGCTAAAAGAATTTTTTATTGTAGGCGCAGGCGGTTTTGTAGGCTCTGTTATGCGTTATCTTATGGCGGTTGTATTGGCTTCGGCTTCCTTAAAACACGGGTTCCCGTACGCGACGCTTGCCGTTAATGTTTTAGGCTCTTTTATGATAGGTTTTTTATCACAGCCCTTTAGCGCTAATCCTTACGGAAGGCTTTTTGTAATGGTGGGCGTATTGGGCGGGTTTACCACGTTTTCCACTTTTTCTAATGAAACTTTGCTCCTTTATAATAACGGGCAATTTATTTTTGCTTCATTAAATGTGCTTTTAAACGTGCTGCTTTGTTTAGTTGGTGTTTTTTGCGGATTTGAGGCCGCTAAAATAATTTTGTAA
- a CDS encoding PBSX family phage terminase large subunit, whose amino-acid sequence MKQKNLIKPKIGPVFKLNNKAGKRTVINVGGARSGKSHAVAQLLIMRALNLQGINVGITRKTMPALKMTAARLVTDLLKEYGLYSEKNHNKMEHYYNLGKSRIQFFSLDNPEKIKSAEFNYIWMEEATEFTYEDYVTLLTRLSAPIKEPYKNQIFLTLNPSDSNSWIAKKLLSAQNTQIIKSSYKDNPFLSKDYINTLLGLKDIDENYYRVFALGQWGANKNIVYDNYTFVDEIKNTDNVIWGLDFGFNNPSALVKLYISDEGVYTEEKLYKSGLTNSALIKNLAEIIPPSQRHESIYADAAEPARIAEISEAGFNIHPALKDVKAGILSVKTKKLFINKNSSNLIKEIQGYCWKTDLNGNALEEAVKFNDHALDALRYALHTHFFISGKKPDVSFF is encoded by the coding sequence ATGAAACAGAAAAACCTAATTAAACCCAAAATAGGACCTGTCTTTAAATTAAATAATAAAGCGGGCAAAAGAACCGTTATAAACGTGGGCGGGGCAAGAAGCGGCAAAAGCCACGCCGTGGCGCAGCTTTTAATAATGCGCGCTTTAAACCTGCAGGGTATTAACGTGGGTATAACGCGCAAAACAATGCCCGCTTTAAAAATGACGGCGGCGCGGCTTGTAACGGACCTTCTTAAAGAATATGGCCTTTACTCCGAAAAAAACCATAATAAAATGGAGCATTATTATAATTTGGGTAAAAGCAGAATACAGTTTTTTTCTTTAGATAACCCGGAGAAGATAAAATCAGCTGAGTTTAACTATATTTGGATGGAGGAGGCAACGGAATTTACGTATGAGGACTACGTTACCCTTCTTACCCGTCTTTCCGCTCCCATAAAAGAGCCTTACAAAAACCAAATATTTTTAACGTTAAACCCTTCGGACTCAAATTCTTGGATAGCAAAAAAACTGCTTTCAGCACAAAACACGCAAATTATAAAAAGTTCTTATAAGGACAATCCTTTTTTAAGCAAAGATTATATTAACACTTTGCTGGGTTTAAAAGATATTGACGAGAATTATTACCGTGTTTTCGCTTTGGGCCAATGGGGCGCTAACAAAAATATTGTTTATGACAACTATACTTTTGTTGACGAAATAAAAAACACGGACAATGTTATCTGGGGTCTTGATTTCGGGTTTAACAACCCGTCTGCGCTTGTTAAACTTTATATATCGGACGAAGGTGTTTACACCGAGGAAAAACTTTACAAAAGTGGACTTACAAACAGCGCGCTTATAAAAAATTTAGCAGAAATTATACCCCCCTCACAAAGGCACGAAAGTATTTACGCCGACGCGGCCGAGCCTGCCCGCATAGCCGAAATAAGTGAAGCCGGTTTTAACATACACCCGGCTTTGAAAGATGTAAAAGCGGGTATTTTAAGCGTAAAAACCAAAAAACTTTTTATAAACAAAAACTCATCAAATCTTATAAAAGAGATTCAAGGTTACTGCTGGAAAACGGACTTAAACGGCAATGCGCTTGAAGAAGCGGTTAAATTTAACGACCACGCGCTTGACGCCTTACGTTACGCTTTGCACACTCATTTTTTTATATCTGGAAAGAAACCCGATGTAAGTTTTTTTTAA
- a CDS encoding permease, which translates to METLAIKIVELMGLDPSARLGASVVFFINDSVKIMLMLFVMISAIGVLRTYFNRQRMEKYLGSKNKFISCFFASLFAIFTPFCSCSSVPIFLSLVRMRIPFAASICFLVVSPLVNEYLVALMPSYFGFKIVAVYIIGGITVGMLGGMFLERIGMAKYIEEHIHGGDIEEEVFDSFKARAKFGLNEGKDIVKKLWLWILAGVALGAVIHNYVPDTTVLKVANFGGILSVPLVTLLGAPVYGSCAGVVPIAVVMFSKPIPLGTTIAFLMSVSAMSLPEAVLLRSVMKLKLLGAFFATIIVGIIIMGYFLNFVSPYLIS; encoded by the coding sequence ATGGAAACATTAGCTATTAAAATTGTTGAGCTTATGGGTTTAGACCCTTCCGCCAGATTGGGTGCTTCGGTTGTATTTTTTATAAACGACAGCGTAAAAATAATGCTTATGCTGTTTGTAATGATTTCCGCTATAGGCGTGTTAAGAACCTATTTTAACCGCCAAAGAATGGAGAAATATTTGGGCAGTAAAAATAAATTTATAAGCTGTTTTTTTGCTTCTTTATTTGCTATTTTTACGCCTTTTTGTTCGTGTTCGTCAGTTCCAATATTTTTAAGCCTTGTGAGAATGAGAATCCCATTCGCGGCTTCTATATGTTTTTTAGTAGTGTCGCCGCTTGTTAATGAGTATCTTGTTGCTTTAATGCCTTCTTATTTCGGTTTTAAAATAGTGGCTGTTTATATTATAGGCGGTATAACCGTGGGTATGCTGGGCGGTATGTTTTTAGAACGCATCGGCATGGCCAAATATATAGAAGAACACATCCATGGCGGCGATATTGAGGAGGAAGTTTTTGACTCGTTTAAAGCGCGCGCCAAATTCGGCCTTAATGAAGGAAAAGATATTGTAAAAAAACTTTGGTTATGGATTTTGGCCGGTGTGGCTTTAGGCGCTGTTATACATAACTATGTGCCTGATACCACTGTGCTTAAAGTGGCTAATTTTGGGGGGATATTGAGCGTGCCTTTAGTAACGCTTTTAGGCGCGCCGGTTTACGGCAGTTGCGCGGGCGTTGTGCCCATAGCTGTTGTTATGTTTAGCAAACCTATACCGTTAGGAACTACAATAGCGTTTTTAATGTCCGTGTCGGCAATGAGTCTGCCCGAAGCCGTGCTTTTAAGAAGCGTGATGAAGTTAAAACTTTTAGGGGCGTTTTTCGCCACTATTATTGTGGGAATTATTATAATGGGCTATTTCCTAAACTTCGTTTCGCCTTATCTTATAAGTTAA
- a CDS encoding ArsR/SmtB family transcription factor, whose protein sequence is MNSAERVNIFAALAQESRLSVFKILVEHGTTGMCAGDISKKLNIAKNTLSFHLLLLTQAGLLKKRKEGLYIYYAVNFEAIKEVIDFLLVDCCNSECTCTTCNVFRDLEVKHHKKHQESKTKKIKKTAKK, encoded by the coding sequence ATGAACAGCGCCGAAAGGGTAAATATTTTTGCAGCTCTCGCTCAGGAATCAAGGCTAAGCGTTTTTAAAATTTTGGTTGAGCACGGAACCACGGGCATGTGCGCGGGTGATATAAGCAAAAAACTTAATATCGCTAAAAACACTTTATCTTTTCATCTTTTACTGCTTACTCAGGCGGGTTTATTAAAAAAAAGAAAAGAAGGTTTATATATTTACTACGCCGTTAATTTTGAGGCTATTAAAGAAGTTATAGATTTTTTACTTGTCGATTGCTGCAATTCCGAATGTACCTGCACGACATGTAATGTTTTTAGGGATCTTGAGGTAAAGCATCACAAAAAACACCAAGAGAGTAAAACTAAAAAAATAAAAAAAACAGCAAAAAAATAA